A section of the Pseudomonas tritici genome encodes:
- a CDS encoding peptidoglycan DD-metalloendopeptidase family protein, translating into MSLTGLAQRMSKTSFHRLVLGLVFSSVLVGCSSSPSSGARVVDRNSAAPQKPTVTTGQYVVRKGDTMFSIAFRYGWDYKALAARNNIPVPYTIHPGQTIRFDGRTGSTPTAVVTNSGSSPSSSSKTTVFTRPAGTAAPAPANKPAPAPLPPAGPAPTGWGWPSNGVLIGKFSSNGSLNKGIDIAGDLGQPVLAASDGTVVYAGSGLRGYGELVIIKHSDTYVSAYGHNRRLLVREGQQVKVGQTIAEMGSTGTDRVKLHFEIRRQGKPVDPLQFLPRR; encoded by the coding sequence GTGAGTCTCACAGGTCTTGCGCAGCGTATGAGTAAAACAAGCTTTCATCGACTGGTGCTTGGCCTCGTCTTCAGTTCTGTGTTGGTAGGGTGCTCCAGCTCGCCAAGCAGCGGCGCGCGGGTGGTTGATCGTAATAGTGCGGCACCGCAAAAGCCGACGGTAACCACCGGGCAATATGTGGTGCGAAAGGGCGATACGATGTTCTCGATCGCCTTCCGTTATGGCTGGGACTACAAGGCCCTCGCAGCGCGTAACAATATTCCTGTGCCTTACACGATACATCCGGGTCAGACGATTCGCTTCGACGGTCGCACAGGATCAACGCCTACGGCAGTCGTGACAAACAGTGGTTCTTCGCCGTCGTCCTCAAGCAAAACCACCGTCTTCACCCGGCCTGCTGGTACTGCCGCGCCTGCCCCTGCGAACAAGCCGGCACCTGCGCCGTTGCCACCTGCAGGGCCCGCGCCGACCGGTTGGGGATGGCCTTCCAACGGCGTGTTGATTGGAAAATTCTCTTCAAACGGTAGTTTGAATAAAGGCATTGATATCGCCGGAGATTTGGGACAGCCTGTTTTAGCTGCGTCTGATGGGACGGTGGTGTACGCCGGGAGTGGTTTACGGGGCTACGGCGAGCTTGTCATCATCAAACACAGCGATACCTACGTCAGTGCCTACGGTCATAACCGTAGGCTGTTGGTTCGGGAGGGGCAGCAGGTCAAAGTCGGACAGACAATTGCCGAAATGGGATCAACTGGTACAGACCGGGTGAAACTGCACTTTGAGATTCGCCGACAAGGGAAGCCTGTAGATCCGCTGCAATTCTTGCCCCGGCGTTGA
- the rpoS gene encoding RNA polymerase sigma factor RpoS, with protein sequence MALSKEAPEFDIDDEVLLMETGIATESMSNEGPAVPSVRTKSKNSTALKQHKYIDYTRALDATQLYLNEIGFSPLLTPEEEVHFARLSQKGDPAGRKRMIESNLRLVVKIARRYVNRGLSLLDLIEEGNLGLIRAVEKFDPERGFRFSTYATWWIRQTIERAIMNQTRTIRLPIHVVKELNVYLRAARELTQKLDHEPSPEEIANLLEKPVGEVKRMLGLNERVSSVDVSLGPDSDKTLLDTLTDDRPTDPCELLQDDDLSQSIDQWLSELTDKQREVVIRRFGLRGHESSTLEDVGLEIGLTRERVRQIQVEGLKRLREILEKNGLSSESLFQ encoded by the coding sequence ATGGCTCTCAGTAAAGAAGCGCCGGAGTTTGACATCGACGATGAGGTTCTCCTTATGGAGACCGGCATTGCTACGGAATCGATGTCGAATGAGGGACCTGCTGTACCTTCAGTTCGCACCAAATCCAAGAACTCCACCGCGTTAAAGCAACACAAGTACATTGACTACACACGGGCGCTCGATGCGACCCAGCTGTATCTCAATGAAATCGGCTTTTCCCCTCTGCTTACCCCCGAAGAAGAAGTCCATTTTGCGCGCTTGTCGCAAAAGGGTGATCCGGCTGGGCGCAAGCGCATGATTGAAAGCAACCTGCGCCTGGTGGTGAAAATCGCCCGACGCTACGTCAATCGTGGGCTTTCCTTGTTGGACTTGATCGAGGAGGGCAACCTGGGATTGATCCGGGCGGTAGAGAAGTTCGACCCTGAGCGGGGCTTCCGCTTTTCGACCTATGCCACTTGGTGGATTCGTCAGACCATCGAACGGGCGATCATGAATCAGACCCGCACGATCCGGTTGCCGATCCATGTGGTCAAAGAGCTCAACGTCTACCTGCGGGCAGCGCGTGAGCTTACCCAAAAACTCGATCATGAACCTTCGCCCGAAGAAATCGCCAACCTGCTGGAGAAGCCGGTAGGGGAGGTCAAGCGCATGCTTGGTCTTAACGAGCGCGTGTCTTCGGTCGACGTCTCGTTGGGTCCGGATTCGGATAAAACCCTGCTGGACACTCTGACGGATGATCGCCCTACAGATCCTTGTGAGCTGTTACAGGACGATGATCTTTCCCAAAGCATTGACCAGTGGTTGTCAGAGCTCACTGACAAGCAGCGTGAAGTGGTGATTCGCCGCTTCGGCCTGCGCGGCCATGAGAGCAGTACCTTGGAAGACGTGGGCCTGGAGATCGGTCTGACCCGTGAGCGGGTGCGGCAGATCCAGGTGGAAGGGCTCAAGCGCTTGCGCGAGATCCTGGAGAAGAATGGCTTGTCGAGCGAGTCGTTGTTTCAGTAA
- a CDS encoding cold-shock protein, producing the protein MSNRQTGTVKWFNDEKGFGFITPQSGDDLFVHFKAIQSDGFKSLKEGQQVSFIATRGQKGMQAEEVQVI; encoded by the coding sequence ATGTCTAATCGCCAAACTGGTACCGTTAAGTGGTTCAACGATGAAAAAGGCTTCGGCTTCATCACTCCACAATCCGGTGACGACCTGTTCGTTCACTTCAAAGCTATCCAATCCGACGGCTTCAAAAGCCTGAAAGAAGGCCAACAGGTCTCTTTCATCGCTACCCGCGGTCAGAAAGGCATGCAAGCTGAAGAAGTTCAAGTTATCTAA
- the dcd gene encoding dCTP deaminase, with translation MSIKSDKWIRRMAQEHGMIEPFVERQIRGQGDAPVISYGVSSYGYDVRCADEFKVFTNINSAIVDPKNFDEKSFVDVKSDVCIIPPNSFALARTVEFFRIPRDVLTICLGKSTYARCGIIVNVTPLEPEWEGHVTLEFSNTTTLPAKIYANEGVAQMLFLQSDEACEVSYKDRAGKYQGQRGVTLPRA, from the coding sequence ATGAGCATCAAATCGGACAAGTGGATTCGCCGCATGGCGCAAGAGCACGGCATGATCGAACCGTTCGTCGAGCGGCAGATCCGCGGCCAAGGTGATGCCCCGGTGATTTCCTACGGCGTTTCCAGCTATGGATACGACGTGCGCTGTGCCGATGAATTCAAGGTGTTCACCAACATCAACTCGGCCATCGTCGATCCAAAAAACTTCGACGAAAAGAGCTTCGTCGACGTCAAGAGCGACGTGTGCATCATCCCACCGAACTCCTTCGCCCTGGCGCGCACCGTGGAGTTCTTCCGTATCCCCCGCGACGTGCTCACCATCTGCCTGGGTAAAAGTACCTACGCGCGTTGCGGCATTATCGTCAACGTGACGCCGCTTGAGCCTGAGTGGGAAGGTCACGTGACCCTGGAATTCTCCAACACCACTACGCTACCGGCGAAAATCTACGCCAACGAAGGCGTGGCGCAGATGCTGTTCCTGCAGTCTGACGAGGCCTGTGAAGTGTCCTATAAAGACCGCGCGGGCAAGTATCAGGGCCAGCGCGGCGTCACTCTCCCACGCGCTTGA
- the pdeM gene encoding ligase-associated DNA damage response endonuclease PdeM: MVCSVMLEGEELWLLADKAVYWPARQCLLIADAHFGKASAYRSLGQPVPQGTTTENLQRLDRLLSTLPCTQVIFLGDFLHGTGSHASGTLSALRTWRARHPDLPMTLIRGNHDKRAGDPPADLRIEVVAEPLLMAPFALQHEPDAHATHHVLAGHVHPVYRLRGRGRQSLRLPCFQIGTQVSLLPAFGAFTGGFAVEQANDRRIFVIGDHQVWPVH; this comes from the coding sequence ATGGTTTGTTCGGTAATGCTCGAGGGTGAAGAACTGTGGCTGCTGGCAGACAAGGCCGTCTATTGGCCTGCGCGTCAGTGTCTGTTGATTGCGGATGCGCATTTCGGCAAGGCGTCGGCATATCGAAGCCTGGGGCAACCGGTGCCGCAGGGAACCACGACCGAGAATTTGCAACGACTGGACCGGTTGCTATCGACGCTACCGTGTACGCAGGTGATCTTTCTAGGCGATTTCCTGCACGGCACAGGCTCTCACGCCAGCGGCACGCTGAGCGCATTGAGAACCTGGCGAGCACGCCATCCTGACCTGCCTATGACCTTGATTCGAGGCAATCACGATAAACGTGCGGGTGACCCACCTGCGGATCTGAGGATCGAGGTTGTTGCGGAGCCGCTGCTGATGGCCCCGTTTGCATTGCAACACGAACCGGATGCCCATGCGACCCACCATGTATTGGCAGGGCACGTGCATCCGGTGTATCGCTTGCGCGGCAGGGGACGGCAAAGTCTGCGCCTACCGTGCTTCCAGATCGGAACGCAGGTCAGCTTGCTGCCGGCGTTTGGCGCGTTTACCGGTGGCTTTGCAGTGGAACAGGCCAATGACCGCCGAATATTTGTCATCGGCGACCATCAAGTTTGGCCAGTGCATTAA
- a CDS encoding ligase-associated DNA damage response DEXH box helicase, protein MAKPLDFARQWFAAKGWKPFAFQKEVWAAVKEGRSGLLHASTGAGKTYALWFAALNRLAITRPAATGKRKPPAEPLTVLWITPMRALAADTARALEAPLEALQIPWSVGLRTGDTSSSERARQTRRQPTALVTTPESLTLMLARPDSETSLGKLRMVVVDEWHELIGNKRGVQLQLALARLRRWHPELMVWGISATLGNQSHALEVLIPQGDGINVQGLTAKQLIIDTLLPPVTERFPWAGHIGLKMLPQVVAEVESSSSCLVFTNTRAQSEIWYQALLDARPDWAGVIALHHGSLSRETRDWVERALKDGQLKAVVCTSSLDLGVDFLPVERVLQIGSAKGVARLMQRAGRSGHAPGRPSRVTLVPTHSLELVEAAAAQDAIAQRRIEARESPHKSLDVLVQHLVSMALGGGFTPQALLAEVRGAWAYRDLTDEDWAWALGFVRHGGLSLTAYPDYRRVEPDEHGIWRVPDARLARRHRMSVGTIVSDASIQLKFWSKGGGGKNLGSVEEGFIARLKPGDGLLFAGRLLELVRVENMTAYVRRSTAKKAAVPRWNGGRMPLSNELAQAVVVRLDEAAHGHFEGPEIQAVRPLLQTQLRWSGLPTREHLLAEALKSREGWHLFLYPFAGRQVHLGLASVLAWRVSRGQAVTFSIAVNDYGLELLSATEVDWPALLNDALLSPENLLDDVVASLNAGGLALRRFREIARIAGLVFAGYPGAPKSTRQVQASSGLFFEVFKQYDPQNLLLTQAGEEVLRDELDIRRLEETLRHLSALKLDLHKIERPTPLAFPLLVERMRESMSSEKLSERIARMVKDLEKVADNGKR, encoded by the coding sequence ATGGCAAAACCTCTCGACTTCGCCCGGCAATGGTTCGCCGCCAAAGGCTGGAAGCCGTTCGCCTTTCAAAAAGAAGTCTGGGCGGCTGTCAAGGAAGGCCGATCAGGTTTGCTGCATGCCAGCACCGGCGCCGGTAAAACCTATGCACTGTGGTTTGCCGCGCTCAATCGCTTGGCCATCACTCGCCCAGCGGCAACCGGTAAACGCAAACCGCCGGCTGAACCGCTGACGGTGCTGTGGATCACGCCCATGCGTGCGTTGGCCGCCGACACCGCCCGCGCCCTTGAAGCGCCGCTCGAGGCGTTACAGATTCCCTGGAGTGTCGGCCTGCGCACCGGCGACACCAGCAGCAGCGAACGCGCACGGCAGACCCGCCGCCAGCCCACCGCATTGGTCACCACCCCGGAAAGCCTGACGTTAATGCTGGCCCGCCCCGATAGCGAAACCAGCCTGGGAAAACTGCGCATGGTGGTCGTGGATGAGTGGCACGAACTGATCGGTAATAAACGCGGCGTGCAACTGCAACTGGCGCTGGCACGCTTGCGGCGCTGGCATCCAGAGTTGATGGTGTGGGGTATTTCGGCAACCTTGGGTAATCAGTCTCACGCATTGGAAGTGCTGATCCCACAGGGTGACGGGATCAATGTGCAGGGGCTAACGGCCAAGCAGTTGATCATCGACACATTATTGCCACCCGTTACAGAACGTTTTCCCTGGGCCGGGCATATCGGCTTGAAGATGCTGCCCCAAGTGGTGGCCGAGGTGGAAAGCAGCAGCAGTTGCCTGGTCTTTACCAACACGCGAGCGCAATCGGAAATTTGGTACCAGGCATTGCTTGATGCCCGTCCCGACTGGGCCGGGGTGATTGCCCTGCACCATGGTTCGCTGTCGCGAGAGACCCGTGACTGGGTGGAGCGGGCTTTGAAAGACGGCCAGCTCAAGGCGGTGGTGTGTACGTCAAGCCTGGACCTGGGGGTGGATTTCCTGCCGGTGGAGCGCGTACTGCAGATCGGCTCGGCCAAAGGCGTGGCCCGCCTGATGCAACGCGCCGGTCGCTCGGGGCACGCGCCGGGGCGGCCCTCGCGGGTGACATTGGTGCCGACCCACAGCCTGGAGTTGGTGGAGGCCGCGGCGGCGCAGGATGCGATTGCGCAGCGGCGCATTGAAGCGCGCGAGTCGCCGCACAAATCGTTGGATGTACTCGTCCAGCATCTTGTCAGCATGGCATTGGGCGGTGGCTTTACACCGCAAGCGCTGCTGGCCGAGGTACGCGGCGCCTGGGCTTATCGCGATCTGACGGATGAAGACTGGGCCTGGGCGCTGGGGTTTGTGCGCCATGGTGGCCTTTCGTTGACGGCTTATCCGGATTACCGTCGCGTCGAGCCGGACGAGCACGGCATCTGGCGCGTCCCGGACGCAAGGCTGGCACGTCGACATCGCATGAGCGTCGGCACCATCGTCAGCGACGCAAGCATCCAGTTGAAGTTCTGGAGCAAGGGCGGCGGCGGCAAAAACCTCGGCAGCGTCGAGGAAGGTTTTATTGCGCGGCTCAAGCCGGGAGATGGCCTCCTGTTCGCCGGGCGCTTGCTGGAGCTGGTGCGGGTCGAAAACATGACCGCCTATGTACGTCGCAGCACCGCGAAAAAAGCCGCCGTACCGCGCTGGAATGGTGGGCGCATGCCGCTTTCCAATGAGCTGGCCCAGGCCGTCGTCGTGCGCTTGGATGAAGCGGCCCACGGACACTTCGAAGGGCCGGAGATTCAGGCGGTTCGGCCCCTCTTGCAAACACAATTGCGCTGGTCCGGCTTGCCGACGCGCGAGCACTTGCTGGCTGAGGCCTTGAAATCGCGGGAGGGATGGCACCTGTTCCTCTACCCCTTCGCCGGGCGCCAGGTGCACCTGGGGCTGGCGAGTGTGTTGGCGTGGCGGGTGAGCCGAGGGCAGGCGGTCACCTTCTCCATTGCGGTGAATGATTACGGGCTGGAGTTATTGAGTGCCACCGAAGTGGATTGGCCAGCGCTGTTGAACGACGCGCTGTTGAGTCCTGAAAACCTGCTGGATGATGTGGTGGCCAGCCTGAATGCCGGGGGGTTGGCCCTGCGCCGTTTTCGTGAAATCGCACGTATCGCCGGGCTGGTGTTCGCCGGTTACCCTGGCGCGCCGAAAAGCACCCGGCAGGTGCAGGCGTCCAGCGGGTTGTTCTTTGAGGTGTTCAAGCAATATGACCCGCAGAACCTGCTGCTGACCCAGGCAGGGGAAGAAGTCCTGCGTGATGAGTTGGATATTCGCCGGCTGGAAGAGACATTACGTCATCTGTCGGCGCTGAAACTGGACCTGCATAAGATCGAACGGCCTACGCCGTTGGCCTTTCCCCTGCTGGTTGAGCGGATGCGCGAAAGCATGAGTTCGGAAAAACTTTCTGAGCGCATTGCGCGGATGGTCAAGGACCTGGAAAAAGTCGCGGATAACGGGAAGCGTTGA